A section of the Ciceribacter thiooxidans genome encodes:
- a CDS encoding LysR family transcriptional regulator — MTNLGDLEVFSRVIATGSMSTAARALGLSPAVVSKRIKRLEDRLGTRLLQRTTRQISLTEAGQGFYERIVAVLAGIEDAEAYASGRSSEVRGTLKISAPTSFGRLHIAPHLKAFMDAHPELAVHLVLSDEFTDIVGGGFDLAIRIADLSDSSLVARRLAPVRRILCASPGYIAEHGMPQTIDDLKQHRCLPAHNYDAWRLEGPHGALNLRPDGMLVTNSSEVIREAVISGLGIALRSTWDVGPELKAGKLAQVLPAYEGSRNVSLSAVYPSRQFLPAKVRLFIDYLADLYGPVPYWEQ; from the coding sequence ATGACCAATCTCGGGGATCTCGAGGTTTTCTCCCGCGTCATCGCCACCGGCAGCATGTCGACCGCGGCGCGGGCGCTCGGCCTGTCGCCGGCAGTGGTTTCCAAGCGTATCAAGCGGCTGGAAGACCGGCTGGGCACCCGGCTTCTGCAACGGACCACACGGCAGATCTCGCTCACCGAGGCCGGTCAGGGCTTCTACGAACGCATCGTGGCGGTGCTCGCCGGGATCGAGGATGCCGAGGCCTATGCCTCCGGCAGATCGTCGGAGGTGCGCGGCACCCTGAAAATTTCCGCGCCCACATCCTTCGGACGCCTGCACATCGCACCGCACCTCAAGGCGTTCATGGACGCCCATCCGGAGCTTGCGGTGCACCTCGTGCTCTCGGACGAATTCACCGACATCGTCGGCGGCGGCTTCGATCTGGCGATCCGCATCGCCGACCTCAGCGACTCCTCGCTGGTCGCCCGGCGGCTGGCGCCGGTGCGGCGCATCCTCTGCGCCTCGCCCGGCTACATCGCCGAGCATGGCATGCCGCAGACGATCGACGACCTGAAGCAGCACCGCTGCCTGCCGGCGCACAATTACGACGCCTGGCGGCTGGAAGGGCCGCACGGCGCACTGAACCTCCGGCCGGACGGCATGCTCGTCACCAATTCCAGCGAGGTGATCCGCGAGGCGGTCATCTCCGGCCTCGGCATCGCGCTGCGCTCCACCTGGGACGTCGGACCGGAACTGAAGGCGGGCAAACTCGCGCAGGTGCTGCCGGCCTATGAGGGCTCGCGCAACGTCTCGCTTTCGGCGGTCTATCCGAGCCGGCAGTTCCTGCCGGCCAAGGTGCGCCTCTTCATCGACTATCTCGCCGATCTCTACGGACCCGTGCCCTATTGGGAGCAATAG